GTCGAGAGCTTCCTGGAGAACGCCCATTTCTTCCATGAGCTCATCGGTGTAGTTGGTTGCCATTTCTTCTGCAATGGCTTCAAAACGCTGCTTCTTTTCGAAGATCTCTCCAAGACCCTCTTCAACGTTTTGGCGAACCGTCTTTTCTTCGTTTAGCGGTGGTTCCTGCAGCAGGATGCCCACGGTTGCGCCTGGATCCAGGAATGCTTCACCGTTGGAAGGCTGATCCAACCCTGCCATGATCTTCAGAATTGAAGATTTACCGGCACCGTTGGGTCCGACGACACCAATCTTGGCGCCTGGGTAGAAGGACATGTAGACATTGTCCAAGATGACTTTGTCACCGATTGCCTTACGCACGTTCTTCATCGTGTAGATGAACTCGCCCAATGTAACCCCTTTTAAATGCGTATTTGCGTTTAAGTACTCAGCAGACAAGATTACATGAGCAACGCCAATTTAGGGACCTTACGCAGGCTAGAACGTCCTTAGAGCAATTCACGAATACAGATAGGAGGAGCAGGAAATCATTCCCCTGCCGCCTCCCCTGCTGTCTCTACTGGAAAATTCAGGCACTAAAACGGTGCGTCTTCGTCTGTTTTTTGTGAGGCCCCTCTTGAGGCACCTCCTGAGGCACCTACCATGGCAAGCTCTTTCTCCTTTTCTGGTTCCTTGTTCTCCTCCTTGTTCTCCGCCTCTGAAGAAGATTCCGTCACCTCCGCAGTTTCCGCCTTTGCTTTAAGTTTTGCATCTACATTTGGATAATGTTCAAAATCAGCGTTGGGGATTTCCACGCCCTCCGGAACATTTTGTACGTTGGGGCGGGTCTCTTGAAATCCCACGATGTAGTGATTCATATCAATGCCGATTGATGTGGCACGCATCCTGATTTCTTGGCGTTTTTCTACCTTGTCAGAATTGGGATCCGAAGATTGGACTTCCCATTCGTTGGTGTACAGAAAGCCTTGGACGATGACAGCAACGCCAGGTTTGAGTGAAATATGGGAATTTATGCCGAGTCTGCCCCAGGCTTCGACGTTGATAAAAACTTTGTCCACGTTATGCCATTTGTCGCCTTGTCGGTACGACCTGGAGCTTGCCACACGGATCCTTAAGACCCCATCGAGTTTGTCTTTTCTGTCGACATATACGGAATCACTAACGATGCGTCCAGCGATGGTTACGGGTGTGTTGATCATTTTCTTTTCCTTTTCTTGCTTGTCCGGGAAGTGCTTTCACCAGGCAGTCTGGCAGTGATCAACGGTTGCGTAAAGCGCGAAAAAGCCCGCCTGTGGATAACTTGCGCCCTGACCAATTAGGCGAGCGAGTTATCCACAGCGGGCGGGCTTAAGGGGTGCGGGAAGGCGTCGAAAAGCTTATGCTTTTGGCCCGGAGTCTGCAGGCCCTGGATCTTTAGGCTCGAACGTTTCCTGGTAGTAATCGCCGTGCAAGTCGTGCCCTTCATTCATGCGGGCAAGCATTTTGTTGTATTCCTCTGCGTCGGCGTAACCAGTGGCTTCGGCTTGGGCTTCGTATTTTTTCTCCACGATTCTTTCCTCACGGAACCAACCACGGAAGAGGTAACCAAAGACAATAATCAGCGGGAATGAACCCGACGCCCATGCGATTCCGCCACCAACAAGCTGGTCATAGGCCAGATCAACGTCCCATGGCAGGTTGAGCTTGCTGTAGAAATCTTCTGCCAAAATCACTTGCAGTTGCATGAGGTATACGCCGAAGAAGAGGTGGAACGGCATCGAGAAGGTCAGCCACGCAAGGCGGGAAACGTGTGTGCGCTCCTCCGGTTTGGGGTCTGGGCCAATCATTTCCCAGTAGTAAAGGTAGCCGGAAATCACGAACACAAAGTTCATGATCAGGTGTCCGGCGTGCTCAGAGACCATGATGTCGTACAGCGGGGTCAGATACAGCGCGTAGAAAATGATGATGAACTGAATGGTGTTTACCGCTGGGTGCATGATGAACTTCAGCAACGGATTATCTGTCAGCACCGCTGCCCATTCATGTAGGCCTGGGCGTCCAGCTTCACCGGGCGATGTGGCTTCCATGATCAACGTCAGTGGCGCGCCAAGCACCAAAAATACGGGGATGACCATGGACAACAGCATGTGCGCGACCATATGCATGGAAAACGTCGCCGGCATATTCATGCCGATGCCGGAAGAAACGGTGACCACCAGGGTGGCACAGCCCAGCATCCACCAGAAGGTGCGCAGGTGGTTCCACTTTTTTGCTTGTCGACGCAACCCCACAAGGCCACAGATATAGAACGCCACTAACAAAATGCCGATTGTGCCCAGCATTAAATCAAAGCGCCACATGGTAAACACGTTGAATAAGGTTGGTTCTTTTTCCAAGGAATAGCCCATTTCCAACGCCATAACAGATAAATCTTGAAGTTCTGGCGTCGGTGGCGGAGTACGGCCCATGGAAATCGCAATGCCGGTCACCGCTGCCATCGCGATCACCTCAACAATGGCAACGCGTGTAAATAACGCCGAATCTTTCGGGTTTTTCTCAAGCTTTGGGATGGTCAGAGTGCGGTGCGCCAGGCCAAACATGCCAACGACAACAACGCCGATGGCTTTAGCAAGAACCAGCAGGCCGTAAGTGGTGGTAAACAAATCAGAAAAATCCATACGCAACAACGCATTAACAATTCCTGAGATCGCCATACCGATCACGGCATAGGTGGCAACTATGGAATACCGCTTAACTGCAATATCAGTATTTGGGCCGATCCTGCGAGCATGCGCAATCAACGCCATCAAACCGCCCACCCACAACAACATCAGCACCAAGTGCCACAACAGTGAGTTGGTTCCATAATCATGATCGCCACCTGCAGCCGAGTGCCCCTCTAGCCCGAGTGGCACTGTCATCACAATCGCACCGGCAAACAACAATGGCTGCGACATCCATGAACGACAAAACAGTCCCGCTATTCCAGTTATAAACGCAAAACCAGCTACCCAGGCCCACGCTTTTGCCAGCGCAATTTGCTCAAAAGCAACCGCTATATTCTGAGGCTTTAATGCGTCGGTAAACGGTTGCCCCGAAAGATCAGACATCACCAACGGGATCATCACAAGCGCCACAAGCCCAAAACAAATAGCAGCAAAAGAACCAGTTCGAGCAGCAATCAACCCATCGACTGACAAGTACGAACGGTTGAGGTACGTGGCCGGCGTAGCACCATCCTCAGCGCTTCGTTTTATCTCCCGCGGACTAATAAAAAACGTCGTTGCCATAAAACTACCCACAGACAATGCAGCAACAATCCAGCCGACTGCACGCAGAAACGGCAAACCTGCAGTAGTGACAGGACCTGGATCAGGAATACCCAAAGCTGCCAGGGACTCAGAAAGGAAACCCCACGCCAAAATAGCTCCGACTAAACCAGCCACAAAAGCAAACAACACATAAAAAGGCCAAGTGATTTTAACCTTGCTGCTTTTCGCTTGTGACGCTTGTGATTGTGACGCTGGAGAAGTTACTCCACCAGAATTCTCGGCAACGACCTGCTCATCCATGCCCCCTAATCTAACCTCCCTACCTTAAAGTTCCCTAGTTGAGTGATCCCGGTAATAGCCGAACACGGGTGTACGGTAAAGTTCCAATCCGAAGCATATTTGTGGGACTTCACACAATTGAGCATTTCTTGTCAATTGTTGGGGTTTCTATATAAAGTGTTTCGAGGAGCTTTTCGCACTGCATTCGCTGTTGCTGAATAAGTTTCTTTTCGCCTCCATAGCTCAGTGGATTAGAGCAACCGGCTTCTACCCGGTTGGTCGCGGGTTCGAATCCTGCTGGGGGCACCAAAATAAGCCCCTGACCTCGCATAATGCGATAAAGGTCAGGGGCTTTAATGCTTTGCATATAGCTTTCTGCACACTTTCTGCACACTTTCTGCACACTTTCGCGCAGGAAGCCCAATAAGTCTTCAAGAGTTAACCTCAAAGTATCCAAGACTTAACTTATTTCTCTTATCTTATGAATTGACCGAGTGAAATCTCGGAAAATCTCGTGGTTTTCATACCAAGCTTGCTTCATTTTTACCCCCCTTTCCAATGAAGCCCTGTGAAGCCCTGAATTCCACAGTCGAACTTAAATAAGGAAATAACAGATGTCTTTTAAGCGTCGTTCGCTTGCAATTACTTGCGCAATCACCTCAAGCATTGTTCTCGCTGGAGTTTCCGGCACTGCCGCAGCTTCGTCCTCCTACGTTTCCGGCTCCTCAGGACTGTTTTCCTCGTCTTCCGATGCTGCACCTGCGCCTCAGAATGCGCCAAAGAACATCATCTACATGATCGGTGACGGCATGGGCTTCAACCACGTCGCAGCAACCAACCTGTATGAGACCGGCCAGACCAAGTACCAGGTTGCTGGTGAGCCAGGAGCTGTTGCCCCAGTAGAAGGCGGCGCACCTGTTCAGGCTTATGAGAGCGCTGAGTGGACTCAGCTTTCACAGTCCACCTACCAGGATGGAAACTCTTATGATCCTGAGCGCGCATGGGCTGACCACAACTACGTCAACGAGAACTTCACTGACTCCGCAGCTGCAGGAACCGCAATGGCTACCGGTGTGAAAACCACCAACGGCATGATCGGTGTGAACTCCGCAAATGAGACTCTAAAGAACACTTCTGAGTACGCGATTGAAAAGGGTAAGGCTGCTGGTGTTGTTTCATCGGTGCCGTTCAACCACGCAACCCCTGCTGCTTGGGCTGCTCACAATGCCAACCGCAATGATCTCCACGCAATGGCAGATGAGATGATCGGCAGTGACCTGAACGTCATCATGGGCGCTGGCCACCCATTCTTCGACAACAACGGTAACCCAATCACCGAAGCTGATGAAGACTACATGCAGGCTTCCCAGTACGAGCGCCTAGCAAATGGTGAAACTGACTTCACCTTCATCGAAGAGGACGCTGACTTTGAAGCTTTGGCTAACGGCCAGGTTGAAAGCAACAAGTACTTCGGACTCGCCCAGGTCGAAGATACACTTCAGCACGACCGCGACGGCGAATCTGTTACTCCTTACGATGTCCCTCAAAACGATGTCGTTGACCTTGCCACCATGTCCAAGGCTGCGCTAAACGTTCTTAACCAGGACGAAGACGGCTTCCACGTCATGATTGAGGGCGGCGCCATCGACTGGGCAGGCCACGCAAACGACATTGCCCGTGACATCGAAGAAGTTCAAGCGTTCAACTCTGCTGTAGAAACCGTCATCCAGTGGGTCGAAGAAAACTCTTCCTGGGATGAAACCCTCGTGATTGTCACCGCCGACCACGAGACCGGCTACATGACCGGCCCAGACGATAACCCAAACTGGTCCGCAATGACCGGCGCTGCAGGAATCGTGCCAAACCACGGCTGGCACTCCGGCAACCACACCAACCAGCTAGTTCCAATTTTCGTTCGTGGCGCAGGAGTCTCTGATATCGTCGCTGCCGCTGATGAGGTCGATCCAGTTCGTGGCAACTACATCGACAACGTTGAGATCGCTAACCTCACCCTCAACAAGTGGTGGTAATACCCACTTGACCAGCCGTTTTGATTAAAGCAGTGCGGTGCATTAACATAATCCGTGCTGCTTAACGCGGTAATGGTGGCTGTAGTTCAGCTGGTAGAGCACCAGGTTGTGATCCTGGGTGTCGCGGGTTCGAGCCCCGTCAGCCACCCCTAATAAAACCCCCTGGCTTTGGGTAACAAAGTCAGGGGGTTCTTTTGCTTTTCGACGCCTCCCGCCGCGCAACCGGTTAAGGAACGCTGATCATCTTGTTCGAAGCGCCCGTCACGGTTCCTCCTGAATCTTCACTACTGATTGGCCGTTCATGTATCCAGTGGCGTCAAAACAGCAATCTTCCAGTCATCGCCAGTACGGACGAGCTGGTACATTTTCCGCTCAACCGGTGCTCCGCCGTGGTGATTCCAGGTGACATCAGCCCAGATACTATGTCTAGTTGCTGCGACTACCTCCACGACTGCCTCGGCGACCGTGACTCCTTCATACTGGCCGAAAGCGCCAGCAAAGAACTCTTCGGTCTGGTTGGAATCGGTTACTGCGATAGCGTGTTCAGGGAATTCGATCAGCGCAGGCACCGCGTAATACTCGGATATCGCCTTTGCGTCTCGATTGAGTAGGTCACGGGTGTATCCGTCAAAAAAAACTTGCGGGCAATGTTGTACTCACTCATAGGTCCGACGTTACGCCCAAATCTTAACGCAACGGCAAATCTCAAAAATTTTGCTTTTCGACGCACCCCTCCACCCCACATGCGTCGTCAAGCAGCGCCTTTAAGGTGATCCCGCCGAAAGACAGCTGGCGGAACTCCATACTTTGCGCGAAACAGCCGTGTTAGATGCGCTTGGCTTGAAATGCCGTGGCGCATGCCGATGGCTAAAACTGTGAGGTTTTTGAGTCGAGGATCCTGAAGATCTCGGTGTACTTCCTCTAAACGCAGGTTCCGTATTAATTCCGCTACTCCGTATTCTTCCCCTTCAAATAATCTATGAAGGGTCCTAACAGAAAGTCGATGCGCTCGAGCAACGGTAGCGACCGAAAGTTGTGCAGAGCCCAGGTTGTCTCGGATATAGGAGTAAATGGCAACGCGGAGTGCTTCATCCGGTGCATATGGGGTGGCTTTTTCGTAGACAAGACCTGCGAGCAGATCAATCGCGGCATGACCTAAAAATTGTGAAGATTCCTGACCCTGGATTCCATCATGTATCGAAGTTTCAATTAATTGGGTAAGCACCGCACCGGCACCAGGGGTCGGGAAGTGTTGGCGGAATGCATTGTTTAAGGTCCGGTTCGGAAGCGACAGTTGTTCTCGCGCCACTGTCATGACTGCACAATTCCACTGCCCTTCAAAATGGAGTTGGTATGGAACCGCCGTATCGTAAATGGCTATTTCCCCTGGTCTAAGTTGTATATCTGCTTCACCATTTCGGCTTAACACCATGGTCCCTGATTGCAGTGCGCATACTTTTACGGGGGCGCTTTCAGCGTGTGCAATTGCTGATGTTGTTCGAAGCAGCGACTGCGGGTTGCCCGCTATGTGGAATGTTGCCACTTCACCAATTAATGCCTGGCTTAGATCTCCTTGGGCACTTTTATCAGCCGCCCTTAAATCAAGCCCAAATACCGATTCCATTTGTATCGTCCACTGGGCAGATTCAGCTTCATCCATTTTCCACTGCCCTCCAATCGAAGCTTCATGGCGTAAATCGTCAAAAACTCAGGCACATTCAGTCAAACAACAAGTGATTCCAAACACAATAATAGGTCATGTGTTAAGTGTCGCCCATTGTAAGTGTGAAAGGTAGTCTCCATGAATCTTGTCTACGACAAGTTCTTTATCGGTGGTAAGTGGATAGCTCCGGCGAGCGATCAAGTCATCACGCCTATTAATCCCAGTACAGAGCAAACTATCGGGCAAGTACCTGATGCTGTAGAAGCTGATATTGATAACGCAGTCTCAGCTGCACGAACTGCTTTCGATGATCCAAGTGTGTGGTCTGGGTGGGAACCAACAGAACGCGCCAAAGTCATGCACAAGCTTGCCGATGAAATCGATGCTCGAGCTGCAGATTTCCAAACTCGTGTGAGCTCACAAAACGGCATGCCTGTGTCTGTGGCTGCTCAACTAGAAACTGGATACCCCAGTGCAATTCTGAGGTATTACGCCGACCTTGTCAGCACAACATCATTCTCAGAAATCCGGCCAGGCATGTTCGGCGGTGAGATTGAGGTTCGTCGACAAGCAATCGGCGTGGTGGCGGCAATTGTGCCGTGGAATTTCCCCCAAGCATTGACCATGTTTAAACTCGCGCCAGCATTGGCCACTGGCTGCACCATTGTGATCAAGCCGTCTCCAGAAACTGTGTTGGATGCATACCTTCTGGCTGAAGCCGTGGAAGCTGCCGGCGTACCTGACGGTGTAGTCAACATCGTTCCCGGCGGACGTGAGCCTGGCGCCTATTTGGTTGCTCACCCGCAGGTCAACAAGGTGGCTTTTACTGGTTCGACAGCTGCTGGACAAAAAATCGGCGAGGTATGTGGACGTTTGCTGCGCCCGGCAACCTTGGAGCTTGGTGGTAAATCGGCAGCCATTGTGCTTGATGATGCTGATCTGGATCTCGCCAAAATCGGAGAAGGTCTATTCACTTCTACCCTGCTTAATAACGGGCAGACCTGTTTCCTTGGAACCCGAATTCTTGCCCCACTGTCACGGTATAAGGAAGTCGTCGACGCATTTACTGCTTTTGCTGGCAGCCTGCAAGTTGGGCCTGTGTCCTCCCCTGAGACTCAAATCGGCCCAATGGCAACTGCCCGTCAGCGTGAGCGTGTGGAATCCTACATTTCTCAAGGAAAATCCTCCGGTGCTCGCATCACAGTTGGTGGCAGCCGCCCTCAGGATCTTGACGCTGGATTCTTCATCGAACCAACAGTATTTGCAGATGTAGACAACACCGCAAAAATAGCTCAAGAAGAAATCTTCGGCCCCGTACTCTCTGTCATTTCTTACAAAGACGATGAGCACGCCATCCAATTAGCCAACAATTCCGATTTCGGCCTCGGAGGAACCGTGTGGACTAGTGATCCAGAGAGAGGCGCCGCATTGGCGCGCCGGGTGCAGACCGGAACAATTGGCATTAACCGCTACATCCCCGATCCAGCCGCGCCATTTGGCGGTGTGAAAAACAGCGGCCTTGGCAGAGAATTAGGCCCTGAAGGCTTGGCGGCGTACCAAGAAACCCAAACCATCTACCTGTAGCCCAAACTACATCCATATATAAGGAGCAAAAATGAAAACCCTTGCTGCAATTGTTCGTGCCACGGAACAACCGTTTGAAATCGCAACTGTTGATCTGGATGCGCCCAAACCAGATGAGGTTCAAGTCCGCGTTATTGCTGCGGGAGTGTGCCACACCGACGCCATTGTTCGTGATCAGATCTACCCAACGTTTCTTCCTGCTGTATTTGGTCACGAAGGCGCAGGCATTGTTGTTGCCGTAGGTTCAGCGGTCACATCAGTAAAACCCGATGACAAGGTTGTTTTAGGGTTCAATTCTTGTGGGCAATGTCTGAAATGCCTGGGTGGCAAACCTGCATATTGTGAAAACTTTTACGCCCGCAACTTTGCCTGCACCCGCGATGATGGATCGACTGCATTTTCCCAAGATGGCGAACAAGTAGGTTCCCATTTCTTCGGCCAATCCACGTTTGCCAACTACACCAATGTCTCCGCTCGCAGCGTAGTCAAAATCGATGACGATGTTCCTTTGGAACTGCTGGGGCCTCTCGGCTGTGGCTTGTCCACCGGAGCTGGTGCGATCCTAAACTCGCTCGGCGTTGGAGCAGGAGATACCGTAGCAATTTTTGGCACTGGAGCTGTCGGTTCCGCGGCGATTATGGCAGCAGCCGCGACTGGAGCGACCACGATCATTGCTGTTGATATCCACAATTCCCGCCTTGAGATGGCCAAAGAACTTGGGGCGACCCACACGATCAATTCCAAGGACGAGGATCCTGCGGAGAAAATCAAGGAACTAACTGGTGACGGCGTACAGTTCGCGCTGGATACAACCGGCGTGGTTGCTGTGACCAGGCAGGCGGCAGATTCTCTTGCGATCAACGGCACTGTCGGGCTTGTCGGCGCGCCTGCACCTGGTGCTGAAGCCACGTTTGAGGTGGGTGCATCTCTTGTGCGGGGTTGGAAATTCCAAACGATCGTTGAAGGCGACGCCATTCCGCAAGATTTCATCCCCCGCCTGGTTCACATGTGGCGTCAGGGCAAATTCCCCATCGAGAAGCTGGTACGCACCTATCCGCTGGAGAAAATCAATGATGCCTTCGCAGATTCCGCCAGCGGCGAAGTGATTAAGCCAATCGTGACCTTCAGTTAAAAGCAAAAAGATTTTGCTTTTCGACGCCACCCTCCATCCGTAATGGCTATGCCGTTTGGCATTAAGTGGCGTCCGCTAGACCTTCCTGTTCTGCTTCGATGGGGAGAGTCACGGTGCTTCCGTCGGCTCGTTTAACAGTGAGCTCAAGGCTGCCGCCGAGAGCCTCAACGTACTTCTGAATGGTAGACACGCGAGCCGAGGTGAGGTGGCCATTCTCCATTTGGGAAATTCGGTTCTGTCCAACCCCAATCTTTCTTGCAAGAGACTCTTGGGTTAGACCAGAATCCTCGCGGAGGGTACGGAGTCGATAAGCCTTAGCGTCGGCGTACATGCCGGCTTTGATTCTATCGATGTTTTCGCGATTGCCGGGGCGACGTCGACGCAGGTAGTTAAGTGAAGTCATGAGATTCTCCTGTTACGATTTATGCCGCATTCATTTTTAAGAAGGAACAGTAAGAGCAAAAGATTTTGCTTTTCGACGCCACCCTACTCCGCCCGAGCGATGCGATGTTTCTTCCAGAAATCAATGCCCCACAGGGAAATTTTGCACATCCACATCATTCGGTCGGCGTATCTTTCTGAGGTGTGCCCCTGTAGCCGTGGATCATCCTCGGGCATGGTTGCCATCGAAAAGATGGCATAAAACCACACGACCGCATTCAGTAAAACCGCCAACGGCAAACCCGTTCCAAAGCCCAACCATGAGGGGAAGGCCGCCAGCATGGTCACGGGAATCCAATGAAGATACCCAGCAACAGGATTGTTGAGGAAAAACTGGTGGGCACCCCAAGGCCCTGCCCACACTGCGATCATATAGGCGCGTGATTTGGTTCGAGGTATAGCAACTCCCTCGGTTTCCTCATCGGTCATATTAAATGGGCCGGTAGGTACATAACCAAACATATACGCACTCTATCGCAGTGTGGAAGTTGGCCTTGGGCGTCGACAAGCATTTTTCTTTTTAATCCTTGCAACAAACTGCAACTACTTGCCAAGTGACTTGCCCCTGAGGACACTTGTGTTTATGAGCCAAAAGACTATTACCCTCCCGATCCCTGAAGGTCTTGCAGAATCCGCAGCGCTGTTGGGCGGTCCTACTGAAGTACTTAGCGACGAACAAGCACGTCAGTTCATTTTGGATGAAGTGGCAAAACTCGATGTCGATGGCAAAACGGTGTGCATGCCAATTCCTGACGGCACCCGCTCTGGCCCTCATGGCTTGATGATCCAGGCAGCTTATGATGCGATTGCCGATCGTGCGAAATCAATCACCATTCTCATCGCGCTCGGCACGCACGCTGCCATGGACGAGCCTTCGATCGCAAAGCTATTGGGTGTACCTTCTGGCACCATCGAACAACGCTTCCCCAAAGCCCAAGTGATTAACCACGATTGGCACAACCCAGAAGCCATTGTTTCTTTAGGCACCATCGAAGCGGCAGAGATTTCTAGGCTGACCAGTGGACTGCTGGAAGATCGCGACATGGACGTACAGATCAATAAATTGGTCGCAGAAGCCGATGTCAACTTAGTTGTTGGCCCCATTTTTCCGCACGAGGTGGTGGGTTTTTCTGGTGGCAACAAATACTTCTTCCCAGGATGCTCAGTGCATGATGTAATTGATATCTCCCACTGGGTGGGAGCGCTCATTACCGCTTCAGAGATCATCGGCACCCTAGGTATCACTCCGGTTCGCCAGCTGATTAACTCCTCTTCTGCGTTGATCCCTGGTGAAAAACTTGCTGTCACTTATGTCTCCACCACCGGCGATGATGATCAACCAGTCCTGCACTCAGTGGCAGTGGGCACCACTGAATCTGCGTGGGCAGCCAACGCCAACGTTGCATCATCCACCCACATCAAATGGTTGGATGCTCCCTACAAGCGCATTGTGTCCAAAATTCCAGAAATGTATGAAGACCTCTGGACTGGCGCAAAAGGTGTCTACAAAATGGAGCCCGTCTGTGCCGATGGTGGCGAGGTAATTGTTTATGCACCACACATCACTGAGATTTCTGAGATGCACCAAGGTCTAGCTGATATCGGCTACCACTGCATCGAATACTTCACCAAACAGTGGGACAAGTTCAAAGACCACCCCTGGGGCGAAATCGCGCACTCCACCCACGTTCGCGGCCTAGGCACCTTTGATCCAGAAACCGGTGAGGAAAAACTCCGCATCAACGTCACGTTGGCATCACAGGTTTCCCCAGAGGTCTGCGCTGCATACAACATTGGATACGCCGACCCGGACTCCTTCGATTGGGACGCTCTTGACGCTGATCCAGATACGTTGGTTGTTGAACACGCTGGTGAGATTTTGCACCGGCTCGAGTCCCAACGCTCTGTTTAACCTCACAAACTTTTTCAAGGAAAGCTCTTTTTCATGACGCTTTTAATCCCCGACGGGGAAGCCCAAAGGTTGATAGATGACGTCGCAAAGCATTTGCCGAGTGCTGGACGCCTGGGCGTCGCCTACTCCGGCGGCGTGGACTCGGCGGTGTTGCTGGCTATTTCGCAGTATGTGCTGGGCGCAGATCGCACGCTGGCTATTACTGCGGTTTCGCCGTCGTTGGCGTCGCGGGAACGAGCACTAGCTGCGGACACGGCGGAATATATTGGCGCGCGCACCATTGAAATTGTGACAAACGAGCAGGCAATCGCTGGTTACAAAGCCAATGATGTGGATCGCTGTTACTTCTGCAAAAACGAAATGTTTAACCGCATTGATGAATCCGTCATCGAGAAATATGACCTGGCAGCGGTGGCCTACGGCGAAAATGCTGACGACACCCAACGCATTGACCGGCCCGGCGCGCGAGCAGCCACCGAACACAATGTGTTGCGTCCACTATCCGAGGCTGGTTTAACCAAGGCAGATGTGCGCCTGGTAGCCCGTGCGTTTGGGCTGCCTGTTGCTGATAAACCTGCAGCACCTTGCCTTGCGTCACGTATTCCACACGGTCATGAGGTGACAGAGGAAAAACTCCAACAAATTGAGGCTGTGGAACTGGAACTCTACCGCCTTGGCTTCAGCGATTCCCGTGTGCGCCACCACGGCGACATCGCACGCATCGAGCTTCTGACCACTGAAATGTCACGCGCAGCCGAGCCACATATCGCCCAAGCTATCCACGCTTGTGCCACCGAAGCTGGTTTCCGCTTCGCTGCAATTGACCTAAAAGGTATTCAATCCGGCGCGCTAACTTTGTCCATCATGAACGCGAGAGGCAGCCTGTAATTTTGGAAGAACGGATTAAGAAAATCGGTGACTTCGCACACCTAGATGTCGATCGCGCAAGCCGCCGCGGGTATGCCGAGGCAATCTACTGCGAATCGAAAACTGTTGAGCAGGTGGTCGCCATCGCTGATGGTGTGCGCGATGCCGGGCACACCACCTTGTTTACGCGCGCATCAAAAGAGCAAGCAGAAGCTGTCATTTCCACACTGGGTGATGTTTTCTACGACGCCGATGCTGGTTTCCTTGCTTACCCGGCCACTCCCCCAGCCTCGACTGGCGTAAGCGTACTAGTTGTTGCAGCTGGCACCTCAGATCTCCCCCAAGCAAAGGAAGCATTGCACACCGCTTCCTATTTAGGACGCTCCACCTCACTGATTGTCGATGTTGGAGTGGCGGGTATCCACCGCCTGCTTTCCTACGAAGAACAACTCCGCGCCGCAGGAGTTATCATCGTTGCCGCAGGTATGGATGGTGCACTGCCCGGTGTCGTCGCAGGGTTAGTGTCCGCACCTGTCGTTGCACTACCTACCTCTGTCGGTTACGGCGCAGGCGCTGGAGGAATTGCACCACTACTAACCATGCTCAACGCCTGCGCG
Above is a genomic segment from Corynebacterium suranareeae containing:
- a CDS encoding aldehyde dehydrogenase encodes the protein MNLVYDKFFIGGKWIAPASDQVITPINPSTEQTIGQVPDAVEADIDNAVSAARTAFDDPSVWSGWEPTERAKVMHKLADEIDARAADFQTRVSSQNGMPVSVAAQLETGYPSAILRYYADLVSTTSFSEIRPGMFGGEIEVRRQAIGVVAAIVPWNFPQALTMFKLAPALATGCTIVIKPSPETVLDAYLLAEAVEAAGVPDGVVNIVPGGREPGAYLVAHPQVNKVAFTGSTAAGQKIGEVCGRLLRPATLELGGKSAAIVLDDADLDLAKIGEGLFTSTLLNNGQTCFLGTRILAPLSRYKEVVDAFTAFAGSLQVGPVSSPETQIGPMATARQRERVESYISQGKSSGARITVGGSRPQDLDAGFFIEPTVFADVDNTAKIAQEEIFGPVLSVISYKDDEHAIQLANNSDFGLGGTVWTSDPERGAALARRVQTGTIGINRYIPDPAAPFGGVKNSGLGRELGPEGLAAYQETQTIYL
- a CDS encoding NAD(P)-dependent alcohol dehydrogenase codes for the protein MKTLAAIVRATEQPFEIATVDLDAPKPDEVQVRVIAAGVCHTDAIVRDQIYPTFLPAVFGHEGAGIVVAVGSAVTSVKPDDKVVLGFNSCGQCLKCLGGKPAYCENFYARNFACTRDDGSTAFSQDGEQVGSHFFGQSTFANYTNVSARSVVKIDDDVPLELLGPLGCGLSTGAGAILNSLGVGAGDTVAIFGTGAVGSAAIMAAAATGATTIIAVDIHNSRLEMAKELGATHTINSKDEDPAEKIKELTGDGVQFALDTTGVVAVTRQAADSLAINGTVGLVGAPAPGAEATFEVGASLVRGWKFQTIVEGDAIPQDFIPRLVHMWRQGKFPIEKLVRTYPLEKINDAFADSASGEVIKPIVTFS
- a CDS encoding helix-turn-helix domain-containing protein, translating into MTSLNYLRRRRPGNRENIDRIKAGMYADAKAYRLRTLREDSGLTQESLARKIGVGQNRISQMENGHLTSARVSTIQKYVEALGGSLELTVKRADGSTVTLPIEAEQEGLADAT
- the larB gene encoding nickel pincer cofactor biosynthesis protein LarB gives rise to the protein MLEERIKKIGDFAHLDVDRASRRGYAEAIYCESKTVEQVVAIADGVRDAGHTTLFTRASKEQAEAVISTLGDVFYDADAGFLAYPATPPASTGVSVLVVAAGTSDLPQAKEALHTASYLGRSTSLIVDVGVAGIHRLLSYEEQLRAAGVIIVAAGMDGALPGVVAGLVSAPVVALPTSVGYGAGAGGIAPLLTMLNACAPGVGVVNIDNGYGAGHLAAQIAAR
- a CDS encoding lactate racemase domain-containing protein, with translation MSQKTITLPIPEGLAESAALLGGPTEVLSDEQARQFILDEVAKLDVDGKTVCMPIPDGTRSGPHGLMIQAAYDAIADRAKSITILIALGTHAAMDEPSIAKLLGVPSGTIEQRFPKAQVINHDWHNPEAIVSLGTIEAAEISRLTSGLLEDRDMDVQINKLVAEADVNLVVGPIFPHEVVGFSGGNKYFFPGCSVHDVIDISHWVGALITASEIIGTLGITPVRQLINSSSALIPGEKLAVTYVSTTGDDDQPVLHSVAVGTTESAWAANANVASSTHIKWLDAPYKRIVSKIPEMYEDLWTGAKGVYKMEPVCADGGEVIVYAPHITEISEMHQGLADIGYHCIEYFTKQWDKFKDHPWGEIAHSTHVRGLGTFDPETGEEKLRINVTLASQVSPEVCAAYNIGYADPDSFDWDALDADPDTLVVEHAGEILHRLESQRSV
- the larE gene encoding ATP-dependent sacrificial sulfur transferase LarE encodes the protein MTLLIPDGEAQRLIDDVAKHLPSAGRLGVAYSGGVDSAVLLAISQYVLGADRTLAITAVSPSLASRERALAADTAEYIGARTIEIVTNEQAIAGYKANDVDRCYFCKNEMFNRIDESVIEKYDLAAVAYGENADDTQRIDRPGARAATEHNVLRPLSEAGLTKADVRLVARAFGLPVADKPAAPCLASRIPHGHEVTEEKLQQIEAVELELYRLGFSDSRVRHHGDIARIELLTTEMSRAAEPHIAQAIHACATEAGFRFAAIDLKGIQSGALTLSIMNARGSL